A portion of the Acidobacteriaceae bacterium genome contains these proteins:
- the lon gene encoding endopeptidase La: protein MASEFVSVIRPQGEKAQGEGSKGKSYPVLPVRDTVLFPHAVLPLTVGRESSIQLIQSLGEDKTILVVAQKDARLDAPDGNDLHVVGTRATVHKVVKMPNQSLFVFTEGTERVKVGAFTQTQPFLMAEFEPLEDLETSESPEYEALQRNVVGQFQEIVGSSSTLSDDLQTIAINIEEPNRLADFVASSLPFLSTADKQDLLETADVKVRLDKVNAQLAKEIEVQQLRNKIQSEVQDSVQQSQRDFYLREQMKAIQKELGDQDETQKDVQDLRDKIEAAGMPEDTKKDALKELNRLSRMNPAAADYSLTRNYVEWLAVLPWAKSTAEAVDIRKAQEVLDADHYGLTKVKDRILDYLSVRRLKPDMKGPILCFVGPPGVGKTSLGRSIAKALGRKFSRISLGGMHDEAEIRGHRRTYIGALPGQIIQHLKRVEVNDPVFMLDEIDKLGRDFRGDPASALLETLDPEQNSTFRDNYLDQPFDLSKVLFICTANQLDTIPAPLLDRMEIIELSGYTEEEKTNIAETYLVPRQVKENGLTPEQIEIPRESVSQIARHYTREAGVRRLEQLVGTVARKTARKVAEGTLPEGEKFVVTTDVIREFLGGIKVRVDTEIAERTKRPGVAVGLAWTPVGGDVLFIEANKMKGKGHFSMTGQLGDVMKESVQAAHTWIRSNAAQLGLDEDVLKELDIHVHVPAGAIPKDGPSAGVTMATALISLLTDRPVRPLLAMTGEITLSGNVLPVGGIKEKFLAAKRAGVRDVILPIDVKANVEEDLTADQVEGVTIHYASRIEDVLDVALPKTLREAAKDEEVREEVLAGVE, encoded by the coding sequence ATGGCAAGTGAATTTGTAAGCGTAATCCGGCCGCAAGGTGAAAAAGCCCAGGGCGAAGGCTCAAAGGGAAAGTCGTATCCTGTTCTTCCTGTTAGGGATACGGTTCTTTTCCCCCATGCTGTGTTGCCTCTTACGGTCGGCCGTGAGAGCTCCATTCAGCTCATCCAGTCACTGGGAGAGGACAAGACCATCCTCGTCGTTGCCCAGAAAGACGCTCGTCTGGACGCTCCCGACGGCAACGATCTGCACGTCGTCGGTACGCGTGCGACCGTTCACAAAGTCGTAAAGATGCCGAACCAGAGCCTCTTTGTCTTCACCGAAGGCACCGAGCGCGTGAAGGTCGGCGCGTTCACCCAGACACAGCCGTTCCTCATGGCTGAGTTTGAGCCGCTCGAAGACCTAGAAACCTCGGAGTCGCCAGAGTATGAGGCCTTGCAGCGGAACGTTGTTGGCCAGTTTCAAGAAATCGTTGGCTCCTCTTCGACGCTTTCGGACGATCTGCAGACCATCGCGATCAACATCGAAGAACCGAACCGCCTCGCCGACTTTGTCGCCTCCAGCCTGCCGTTCCTCTCCACCGCCGACAAGCAGGACCTGCTCGAGACGGCGGACGTAAAAGTGCGCCTGGACAAGGTGAATGCTCAACTCGCCAAGGAGATTGAGGTTCAGCAGCTTCGCAACAAGATCCAGAGCGAGGTGCAGGACTCCGTCCAGCAGTCGCAGCGTGACTTCTACCTGCGCGAGCAGATGAAGGCTATCCAGAAGGAGCTCGGTGATCAGGACGAGACCCAGAAGGACGTTCAGGACCTGCGCGACAAGATCGAAGCCGCCGGAATGCCCGAGGACACCAAGAAGGACGCTCTGAAGGAGCTGAACCGTCTCAGCCGCATGAACCCTGCGGCTGCGGACTACTCGCTGACGCGTAACTACGTCGAGTGGCTCGCCGTCCTCCCGTGGGCGAAGTCGACTGCGGAAGCCGTGGACATTCGCAAGGCGCAGGAAGTGCTTGACGCCGATCACTACGGCCTGACGAAGGTGAAGGACCGCATCCTCGACTACCTGAGCGTTCGTCGCTTGAAGCCGGACATGAAGGGACCGATCCTCTGCTTTGTCGGACCTCCGGGCGTGGGTAAGACCTCGCTTGGCCGTTCGATCGCCAAGGCGCTTGGCCGCAAGTTCTCACGCATCTCGCTGGGCGGTATGCACGACGAGGCCGAGATTCGCGGACATCGCCGTACCTACATCGGCGCTCTTCCGGGGCAGATCATTCAGCACCTGAAGCGTGTGGAGGTAAACGACCCGGTTTTCATGCTGGATGAGATCGACAAGCTCGGCCGCGACTTCCGTGGCGACCCGGCAAGCGCGTTGCTGGAGACGTTAGACCCGGAGCAGAACTCCACCTTCCGCGACAACTACCTCGATCAGCCGTTCGATCTGTCGAAGGTGCTCTTCATCTGCACCGCCAACCAGCTCGATACCATTCCTGCGCCGTTGCTTGACCGCATGGAGATTATCGAACTCTCCGGCTACACCGAGGAAGAGAAGACGAACATTGCGGAGACGTACCTGGTTCCGCGTCAGGTGAAGGAAAACGGCCTGACGCCTGAGCAGATCGAGATTCCGCGAGAGAGCGTAAGCCAGATTGCACGGCACTACACCCGCGAAGCCGGTGTGCGTCGTCTGGAGCAGCTTGTCGGAACCGTTGCGAGAAAAACAGCTCGCAAGGTCGCCGAAGGCACTCTGCCGGAAGGCGAGAAGTTCGTCGTCACCACGGACGTTATCCGCGAGTTCCTGGGCGGCATCAAGGTCCGCGTGGATACAGAGATTGCGGAACGCACAAAGCGTCCCGGTGTTGCTGTGGGACTTGCATGGACTCCTGTAGGCGGCGATGTTCTGTTCATCGAAGCCAACAAGATGAAGGGCAAGGGACACTTCTCCATGACCGGCCAGCTTGGCGACGTGATGAAGGAGTCGGTACAGGCGGCGCATACGTGGATTCGTTCCAACGCAGCGCAGCTTGGTCTCGATGAGGATGTACTGAAGGAACTGGACATCCACGTCCACGTCCCGGCAGGCGCCATCCCCAAGGACGGCCCCTCTGCCGGTGTGACCATGGCGACAGCGCTCATCTCGCTGCTCACCGATCGTCCGGTGCGTCCTCTGCTGGCGATGACGGGCGAGATCACGCTGAGCGGAAACGTGCTGCCGGTCGGTGGCATCAAGGAGAAGTTCCTTGCCGCCAAGCGTGCAGGCGTTCGCGACGTGATTCTTCCGATTGACGTGAAAGCCAACGTGGAGGAAGACCTCACGGCCGACCAGGTGGAAGGCGTAACGATTCACTACGCCTCTCGCATCGAGGACGTCCTCGATGTCGCACTGCCCAAGACCTTGCGCGAAGCTGCCAAGGATGAGGAAGTGCGGGAAGAAGTCCTCGCTGGCGTCGAATAA
- the tsaB gene encoding tRNA (adenosine(37)-N6)-threonylcarbamoyltransferase complex dimerization subunit type 1 TsaB: protein MAQSEGKTIETVLLIDTCGAAGSVALFRAGLLVAKSVLADRSASVLLLSAVSGVLSGVRQPDAVTVVNGPGSFTGVRVGLSAAKALAEAWNVPLFAVSRLEVLGEGSATGLAVMDAGRGQLYVRDLATGMESLEDRATVLEHIAESALPVVAEAALAATLPNAAVREVHVGDAWSAVQRAIERGAEDIALLDANYVRSESDIYGARKSA, encoded by the coding sequence ATGGCACAGAGTGAAGGCAAAACAATCGAGACCGTCCTGCTGATCGATACCTGTGGTGCAGCGGGAAGCGTGGCGCTTTTTCGAGCAGGGCTGCTCGTGGCGAAGAGTGTCTTGGCAGATCGAAGCGCCTCCGTGCTGTTGCTCTCTGCGGTGTCGGGGGTGCTTTCTGGCGTTCGGCAACCGGATGCTGTGACTGTCGTGAATGGGCCCGGTTCGTTCACCGGGGTGCGCGTGGGGCTTTCTGCCGCGAAGGCGTTGGCCGAGGCGTGGAACGTTCCGCTCTTTGCCGTTTCTCGGCTGGAAGTACTCGGGGAAGGAAGCGCAACGGGGCTGGCGGTGATGGATGCCGGTCGCGGTCAGCTTTATGTGCGCGATCTTGCCACGGGGATGGAGTCACTGGAAGACCGAGCTACGGTGCTGGAGCACATTGCGGAGTCTGCGTTGCCGGTGGTTGCCGAGGCTGCGCTGGCTGCAACGCTACCCAATGCTGCAGTACGTGAGGTGCATGTCGGCGATGCGTGGTCTGCGGTTCAGCGGGCGATAGAACGCGGCGCTGAGGACATCGCTCTTCTGG
- a CDS encoding prolyl oligopeptidase family serine peptidase, translated as MIETIQVGDKSVRLEVHLPEKVNETTPAILLLHGSGGNVGWWLERIAPQVTAAGIALFAPHYFDRTDSVRPDYETIMDGLHVPLWIEAVRASLEHVAAKPEIDASRVALVGVSLGAFLSLGLAAMLSASPQEPERKRIRCVVDLSGGLIEPFRDQATKAFPPTLVVHGEADDVVNVRDAHALIARLEELGVEHETMLLPGEGHWFSDAAQIPLFLRLASFVSKHLKP; from the coding sequence ATGATTGAAACGATTCAGGTTGGCGACAAATCTGTGCGCCTGGAAGTACACCTCCCCGAGAAGGTGAATGAGACGACTCCAGCCATTCTTCTGCTGCATGGCTCGGGCGGAAACGTCGGTTGGTGGCTGGAGCGGATTGCCCCTCAGGTTACGGCGGCCGGGATCGCCCTCTTCGCGCCTCACTACTTCGACCGCACCGACTCCGTCCGGCCGGACTACGAAACCATCATGGATGGCTTGCACGTCCCATTGTGGATCGAAGCTGTGCGAGCGAGCCTGGAGCACGTTGCGGCGAAGCCTGAGATCGATGCAAGCAGGGTGGCGCTGGTTGGCGTCTCGCTGGGGGCGTTTCTTTCGCTGGGGCTTGCGGCGATGCTTTCAGCCTCGCCGCAAGAGCCGGAGCGCAAGAGGATTCGCTGCGTCGTTGACCTCTCAGGCGGCCTGATCGAGCCGTTCCGGGATCAGGCCACGAAGGCGTTTCCGCCGACGCTTGTTGTTCATGGAGAAGCGGACGACGTGGTCAACGTTCGTGATGCTCATGCTCTGATCGCTCGGCTGGAAGAGTTGGGTGTGGAGCACGAAACGATGCTGCTGCCTGGCGAAGGACACTGGTTCTCGGATGCTGCCCAGATTCCACTCTTCCTGCGGCTTGCAAGCTTCGTCAGCAAACATCTGAAGCCGTGA